The sequence CAGGCTTGGCCTTGAGATGCTGGCGGATGGCGATGCGATGCTCGGCGACAATGGTTTTCTTGCGTCCGGCGCGATGATGACGTGCTTTGATACAACCGGTCTTGCGGCGCTGCTGAAGAAGCTTTTTGACCATGCCTAAAGACACATCGAAGCGGCGAGCGATCTCGGGT is a genomic window of Prosthecobacter debontii containing:
- a CDS encoding helix-turn-helix domain-containing protein; amino-acid sequence: MATLSLDLRERIVKAYDQGEGTQPEIARRFDVSLGMVKKLLQQRRKTGCIKARHHRAGRKKTIVAEHRIAIRQHLKAKP